One window from the genome of Vagococcus entomophilus encodes:
- a CDS encoding ABC transporter ATP-binding protein, translating to MNKNPIIQVKNLRKIYNQGKANEVQAIDTINFNIYEGETFGLVGESGSGKSTTGKLLMKLENSTDGQIIFLGEDIQTKKSRKDNLEFRRNIQMVFQDPYASLNPRMTVKEIIGGPLEVHGLVKNRKERDQIVYQLLEQVGLNRSFANRYPREFSGGQCQRVGIARAIALKPKFIIADEAISALDVSIQAQIVNLLRKLKKEENLTYLFIAHDLSMVKYISNRIGVMNRGKILELAKSDDIYQYPLHPYTESLLSAIPEPDPENERERTRIPYDETAFTYEKNDPNVGLYEIVPEHFIFCHKEEVLGYQKKYQQLKEKQQTSTLV from the coding sequence ATGAATAAAAATCCGATTATTCAGGTGAAAAATTTGAGGAAAATCTATAATCAAGGGAAAGCAAACGAAGTCCAGGCCATCGATACGATTAATTTCAATATCTACGAAGGAGAAACGTTTGGACTAGTAGGAGAGTCTGGAAGTGGGAAATCTACCACTGGAAAATTGCTCATGAAGTTAGAAAATAGTACAGATGGTCAAATTATCTTTTTAGGAGAAGACATTCAAACTAAAAAAAGTCGTAAAGACAACTTAGAATTCCGGCGAAATATTCAAATGGTTTTTCAGGACCCATATGCTTCTTTAAATCCACGGATGACGGTTAAAGAAATTATTGGTGGACCACTAGAAGTCCATGGATTGGTAAAAAATCGAAAAGAGCGCGATCAAATTGTCTATCAATTATTAGAGCAAGTTGGACTGAATCGAAGCTTTGCAAACAGGTATCCAAGAGAGTTCTCCGGTGGACAATGTCAGCGGGTGGGAATTGCTCGAGCAATTGCACTCAAACCAAAATTTATCATAGCGGATGAAGCCATTTCAGCTTTGGATGTGTCGATTCAAGCACAAATTGTTAACTTATTGAGAAAATTAAAGAAAGAAGAAAATTTGACTTATTTGTTTATTGCACATGATCTCTCCATGGTGAAATATATTAGCAATCGTATTGGGGTGATGAATCGGGGGAAAATTTTAGAGTTAGCGAAGTCAGATGATATTTATCAGTATCCGTTACATCCTTATACAGAGTCGTTACTTTCCGCTATCCCTGAACCTGATCCTGAAAACGAGCGAGAGCGTACACGGATTCCTTATGATGAAACAGCCTTTACGTACGAAAAAAATGACCCCAATGTTGGGTTGTATGAAATTGTGCCAGAGCATTTTATTTTCTGCCATAAAGAGGAAGTGTTAGGCTATCAAAAAAAATACCAACAATTAAAAGAAAAACAACAAACAAGTACCTTAGTTTGA
- a CDS encoding MptD family putative ECF transporter S component translates to MSKKLSIQDLIRIGVYTAIYFITMSVGTFVSFILLPGFSSIFTPAIVALFSGVVYLLLAQSVQKFGAITIMSVLIGGFFLISGHFFLAFLANVFFGFLADIIAKMGKYRKRYYLIASYVVYAYGLIGPILPLWFMKNLYIKNLLARGKDAAYVERIFSPINTGSFFLSMIATCICGIIGGVIGYKLYEKHFYKTGISE, encoded by the coding sequence ATGTCAAAAAAATTAAGTATTCAAGATTTGATCCGTATTGGTGTTTATACAGCCATTTATTTTATAACAATGAGTGTGGGAACATTCGTCTCCTTTATTTTATTACCAGGTTTTTCATCTATTTTTACCCCAGCAATTGTGGCATTATTTTCAGGAGTTGTCTATTTATTACTAGCACAAAGTGTGCAAAAATTTGGCGCTATTACCATTATGAGTGTGTTAATAGGTGGTTTTTTTCTGATTTCAGGTCATTTCTTTTTAGCGTTTTTAGCAAATGTTTTTTTTGGCTTTTTAGCAGATATTATTGCGAAGATGGGAAAGTATCGCAAGCGTTATTACCTAATTGCAAGTTATGTAGTCTATGCTTACGGTTTGATTGGTCCAATTTTGCCTTTATGGTTTATGAAAAATCTATACATCAAAAACTTACTTGCTAGAGGAAAAGATGCCGCATATGTTGAACGAATTTTTTCTCCGATTAATACGGGGAGTTTTTTTCTTTCAATGATTGCCACCTGTATCTGCGGTATTATTGGAGGCGTAATTGGGTATAAATTGTATGAAAAACACTTCTATAAAACTGGAATTTCTGAATGA
- a CDS encoding energy-coupling factor transporter transmembrane component T family protein: protein MKKRIYTADPRTKLVWLILANVSFFLPTTLFSSSLIFLYFFGLLIVQTKWKKATIYLGIFSVSSFLLESAFFRLEKGGGVIILMGVTTLLKLLPCVMAGSLVFSTTSANEWICGLKKLNVPYQITIPLTVLFRFFPTIRTDYRQIRNAMKFRGIAVNTRELLYHPLQTMEFIVIPLLVNANYTTTTLSAAALTRGISTPSEHTSYTQLKFSYIDFIVSLLGVLVVGFAGGIGAGL from the coding sequence ATGAAAAAGCGAATTTATACGGCAGATCCAAGAACAAAGTTAGTTTGGTTGATTCTGGCAAATGTTAGTTTTTTTCTCCCTACTACACTTTTTAGTAGTAGCCTCATTTTTCTTTATTTTTTTGGTTTACTAATAGTACAAACAAAATGGAAAAAAGCCACTATCTATCTTGGTATTTTCTCAGTCAGTTCTTTTTTACTGGAGTCCGCTTTTTTTAGATTAGAGAAGGGGGGAGGCGTCATTATTTTGATGGGGGTAACGACACTGTTAAAACTGCTTCCTTGTGTGATGGCGGGGTCATTAGTTTTTTCTACCACTAGCGCCAATGAATGGATTTGTGGCTTAAAAAAATTAAATGTTCCGTACCAAATCACGATTCCATTAACTGTCTTGTTTCGATTTTTCCCAACAATTCGAACGGATTATAGGCAAATTAGAAATGCGATGAAATTTAGAGGAATTGCAGTAAATACAAGAGAGCTGCTTTACCATCCACTCCAAACGATGGAATTTATTGTGATTCCGTTGCTTGTCAATGCCAACTATACGACCACCACGTTATCTGCCGCAGCGCTAACCAGGGGCATTAGTACCCCTTCAGAGCATACGTCGTATACACAGCTTAAATTTTCTTATATTGATTTTATCGTGAGTCTATTAGGCGTTTTAGTAGTTGGGTTTGCAGGAGGAATAGGGGCTGGATTATGA
- a CDS encoding ABC transporter ATP-binding protein, with protein MSDKAILTVKDLTISFHTAEGTVHAVRGVDFDLKEGETLALVGESGSGKSVSTKAITQLLPKKHTEIKKGIIEFNDQDLLQLTEHEMNKIRGKDIAMIFQDPMTSLNPTLTVGKQIAEPLEEHQGLDKHQAKKKAISLMEKVGIVNSEERFKQYPHQFSGGMRQRVMIAIAVACNPKVLIADEPTTALDVTIQAQIIELLKELKNDIQTSTIFITHDLGVVANIADRVAVMYAGKIVEIGTADEIFYNPKHPYTWGLLASMPTLEIGNQDLYTIPGAPPNLTNLPKGDPFASRNQYALEIDFEQEPPMFKISDTHYAATWLLDSRAPKVAPPKEIIERGVRFDQLSLKKEVKNR; from the coding sequence ATGTCAGATAAGGCCATTTTAACCGTCAAAGATCTAACCATTTCCTTTCATACCGCTGAGGGCACGGTGCATGCTGTTCGTGGGGTGGATTTTGATTTAAAAGAAGGGGAAACCCTTGCATTAGTTGGAGAATCAGGGTCGGGAAAAAGTGTTTCAACGAAGGCTATCACGCAGTTACTTCCAAAAAAGCATACAGAAATAAAAAAAGGAATAATTGAATTCAATGACCAAGACTTATTACAGTTGACAGAGCATGAAATGAATAAGATTCGTGGGAAAGATATTGCGATGATTTTTCAAGACCCGATGACTTCCCTTAATCCAACGTTGACAGTCGGAAAGCAAATCGCAGAACCACTAGAAGAGCACCAAGGATTGGATAAGCATCAAGCTAAAAAGAAGGCCATTTCACTCATGGAAAAAGTTGGAATTGTCAATTCAGAAGAACGATTTAAACAATATCCGCATCAATTTTCTGGTGGAATGCGTCAACGGGTGATGATTGCAATTGCAGTTGCGTGTAATCCTAAAGTACTTATCGCAGATGAACCGACAACAGCTTTAGATGTAACGATTCAAGCACAAATCATCGAACTGCTAAAAGAACTAAAAAATGACATTCAAACTTCTACTATTTTTATTACACATGATTTAGGGGTAGTAGCGAATATAGCTGACCGTGTAGCGGTTATGTATGCTGGTAAAATTGTCGAGATTGGGACAGCCGATGAAATTTTTTATAATCCTAAGCACCCATATACTTGGGGACTGCTTGCATCAATGCCAACACTTGAAATTGGAAATCAAGATTTATATACCATCCCTGGGGCTCCCCCAAACCTAACCAACCTTCCAAAAGGGGATCCTTTTGCTTCTAGAAATCAGTATGCGCTTGAAATTGATTTTGAACAAGAACCACCAATGTTCAAAATTTCAGATACGCATTACGCTGCGACATGGTTGCTTGATTCACGTGCACCAAAAGTTGCGCCTCCAAAAGAAATTATAGAACGAGGGGTTCGATTTGACCAACTATCTTTGAAAAAGGAAGTGAAAAATCGATGA
- a CDS encoding ammonium transporter, which produces MGSLWINIGVIFCTMILLIAMIFLELAYTTEKNRASVAIQKLLVFSISGIAFVFGGSWLVSSPGNPFVSSNHTSVLIVQTCFVTISSVIACTAIAERARLRVYVAISLCIGLIAYPVLLNTLSSTGWLTKLGFQVQGGGVFLHLLPGVGALVSSLIVGPRLGKYKNNRAQALPSGMLHFGIIGTAFAWLGWSVLSVFFYQSNSNGSGINALLLQLLVIPSVTTVLTFLLTKWCYKRPDISITLNGTLIGVVVVSITGSSVTLLGALLMGLIATGCLVAILYGLDHRWQIDDPLGVSVVHGVGAIVAFLFIGLFDTHKGLFYGGGLDLLLNQLLGTFLLALALVLFFIFVLKIVDSVWGLRLSATEEMVGSDGSAYSIASNYSGIPAVNYGKLPRKQQIRAEMKENDSNLSEHKVSMNQDRPSSSLYSIRKFEILTNPDKLERLTQELNDIGVTGLNVTMVTGFGIQKGNPTYYRGVEVETNFLPKIKLETIVSTISTEKMLQAIRKALYTGHIGDGKVFVSEVSSVFRISTGQQDEQALEYEDSIRKGEEPYDE; this is translated from the coding sequence ATGGGGAGTCTGTGGATAAATATTGGTGTCATCTTTTGTACGATGATATTGTTAATTGCGATGATTTTTTTGGAGTTAGCCTACACAACAGAAAAAAATCGAGCGAGTGTTGCGATTCAAAAGTTGCTTGTTTTTTCAATTAGTGGCATAGCTTTTGTATTTGGGGGTTCTTGGTTGGTTAGTAGTCCAGGAAATCCATTTGTGTCCTCTAATCATACTAGTGTTTTGATTGTCCAAACGTGTTTTGTAACGATTAGTTCGGTTATAGCATGTACAGCCATTGCAGAGCGGGCGCGACTTAGAGTGTATGTAGCTATTAGTCTTTGTATTGGTCTGATTGCTTATCCAGTTCTCTTAAACACGCTTAGTAGCACGGGTTGGTTAACAAAATTGGGTTTTCAAGTACAAGGTGGCGGTGTTTTCTTACATTTGTTGCCAGGTGTGGGGGCCCTTGTTTCTAGTTTGATTGTGGGTCCTAGATTAGGAAAGTATAAAAATAATCGCGCACAAGCGTTGCCGAGTGGCATGCTGCATTTTGGAATTATTGGGACAGCCTTTGCTTGGCTTGGATGGAGTGTGCTATCCGTATTTTTCTATCAAAGTAATTCAAATGGCTCAGGCATAAATGCGCTTTTGTTACAACTGCTAGTGATACCATCTGTGACGACGGTGCTTACTTTTTTGCTGACAAAGTGGTGCTACAAAAGACCAGATATATCAATCACATTAAATGGTACGTTGATTGGCGTTGTCGTCGTTTCCATAACGGGTAGCTCAGTAACGCTTTTAGGAGCACTATTGATGGGGCTGATTGCTACAGGGTGTTTGGTAGCCATTTTGTATGGTTTGGATCATCGTTGGCAGATTGATGATCCGCTAGGGGTTTCGGTAGTACATGGAGTTGGAGCAATAGTAGCTTTTTTGTTCATCGGTTTATTTGATACACATAAGGGGTTGTTCTATGGTGGGGGACTTGACTTGTTGCTCAATCAGCTTCTTGGAACATTCTTACTTGCGCTAGCACTTGTGCTCTTTTTTATATTTGTTTTAAAAATAGTGGATAGTGTTTGGGGTTTAAGACTTTCAGCAACAGAAGAAATGGTCGGGAGTGATGGTAGTGCGTATAGTATCGCCTCTAATTATAGTGGGATACCGGCAGTTAATTACGGAAAGTTACCGCGTAAGCAACAAATAAGAGCAGAAATGAAAGAAAATGATAGCAATCTTAGTGAGCATAAGGTGTCAATGAATCAAGACAGACCTTCTTCTTCGCTTTATTCTATTCGTAAGTTTGAAATTTTGACTAATCCAGATAAATTAGAACGTTTGACTCAAGAGCTGAATGACATTGGAGTGACGGGACTAAATGTCACGATGGTAACAGGATTTGGGATACAAAAAGGGAATCCAACCTATTACCGAGGAGTGGAAGTAGAAACCAATTTTTTACCTAAAATTAAACTTGAGACGATTGTGAGTACAATCTCAACGGAAAAGATGTTGCAAGCGATTCGTAAGGCGTTATATACGGGACACATTGGGGATGGAAAAGTATTCGTTTCTGAGGTATCAAGTGTTTTTCGTATAAGTACGGGTCAACAAGACGAACAAGCACTTGAGTATGAAGATTCAATAAGAAAAGGGGAGGAGCCTTATGACGAGTGA
- a CDS encoding metal-dependent hydrolase family protein, with protein MTSEKLFYHAQLYQPDYDNYQEDSWFTVENGKIKNSGVGKPPVAQEAVDLSGKFVLPGLINCHTHVVMDPTDPLGLSKNFTIPYLTKKALDNIQELLETGVTFFRDVGAPFDIDLELKKMIDSGEIFGPDCMVSGTPIVMTGGHGYEMGLESDGTFEVLKHTRQLLKKGVGCIKVMATGGVMTFGETPHDVQLSVEELKAAIGEAHKKNRNTAAHAQGLQGVKNSILAGVDSIEHGVFLDEEAIEMMVERGTYLSPTLVAPYYIVKEGTARGIPSYMVEKSKRMVEAHMVSLEKAIKAGVKIVLGTDAGTPYNLYRNTPFELELLTRCGMSTKQAVQAATLTGAQMLKIDSEFGTLERGKYADFLVLDKDPLVDISELQRRKKVYKKGRLV; from the coding sequence ATGACGAGTGAAAAACTATTTTATCATGCGCAACTTTATCAGCCTGACTATGACAACTACCAAGAAGATAGTTGGTTTACAGTAGAGAATGGAAAAATAAAAAATAGTGGGGTGGGTAAACCACCAGTAGCGCAGGAAGCGGTTGATTTGTCAGGTAAGTTTGTTCTACCAGGTCTGATTAATTGCCATACACATGTTGTTATGGATCCAACTGATCCTTTGGGGCTGTCAAAAAATTTCACCATTCCCTATTTGACTAAAAAAGCACTGGATAACATACAAGAATTATTAGAGACTGGGGTTACTTTTTTTAGAGATGTAGGTGCCCCATTTGATATTGATCTTGAACTAAAAAAAATGATTGATAGCGGAGAAATTTTTGGCCCAGATTGTATGGTTTCTGGAACCCCCATTGTGATGACGGGAGGTCACGGATACGAAATGGGGTTGGAAAGTGATGGAACTTTTGAAGTTCTTAAACATACCCGCCAGCTGTTGAAAAAGGGTGTCGGGTGTATCAAAGTGATGGCTACAGGTGGTGTCATGACTTTTGGAGAAACCCCACATGATGTTCAGTTATCCGTTGAGGAGTTAAAGGCTGCAATTGGAGAAGCGCACAAAAAAAATCGGAATACTGCAGCGCACGCGCAAGGGCTACAAGGAGTGAAAAACTCAATTTTAGCTGGAGTAGATTCCATTGAACATGGAGTATTTTTAGATGAGGAAGCCATTGAGATGATGGTAGAAAGGGGAACATATTTATCTCCAACATTGGTAGCACCCTATTATATTGTAAAAGAAGGTACAGCAAGAGGAATTCCAAGTTACATGGTAGAAAAGTCTAAGCGGATGGTTGAAGCGCATATGGTAAGTTTAGAAAAAGCAATCAAAGCAGGTGTGAAAATTGTGCTAGGAACGGATGCGGGCACTCCGTATAATCTTTATCGCAACACACCGTTTGAGTTAGAGCTTTTAACGAGATGCGGGATGAGTACCAAACAAGCCGTCCAAGCAGCAACGCTAACTGGCGCACAAATGCTTAAAATTGACTCAGAGTTTGGTACGCTTGAACGTGGGAAATACGCAGACTTTTTAGTCTTAGACAAGGATCCTCTTGTAGATATTTCCGAACTTCAACGAAGGAAAAAAGTGTATAAAAAAGGCCGATTGGTCTAA
- a CDS encoding ABC transporter ATP-binding protein: MIKFENFSYGYGTEETKTCLHNINLSIDRGRCVVFCGRSGCGKTTLLHCLNGLIPELYPGRRVGSVRVLDLEMGKDEIYAYSQRVGSVFQNPKAQFFTNTVKTELVFGCENQGISREIMEIRLRETVELFQIKHLLEKKMFDLSGGEKQLVAFASAYMMQPDIYVLDEPSSHLDHKHLLHLEKLIIKLKEQGKTIVLAEHRFHYLKESADYFVYVEKGKIETIFPVQSFAKLTGEELEKRGLRQLSIEKSQRKEEELLDEEKEPQPDRLVLETVTFSYPKQKNPVFQNKKLELTNACIYAVMGENGSGKSTLFQLIAGLRKPNAGCIKWNGRKLAAKELIQQSFLVMQDTQYQLFCETVQKELTLRSTEIDLFDEIVDSLSLKQLLTRHPQSLSGGEKQRVAIASAILSGKKVLLLDEPTSGLDLVNMRRVVEILLRLNKKGLFVIVISHDEEFLSKIAHQKIFLP, translated from the coding sequence ATGATAAAATTCGAGAATTTTTCTTATGGATATGGGACGGAAGAAACAAAAACATGTTTGCACAATATTAATTTATCAATAGATAGAGGTCGATGTGTTGTATTTTGCGGCAGAAGTGGCTGTGGAAAAACAACTCTGTTACATTGCTTAAATGGCTTGATTCCAGAGCTGTATCCTGGTCGTAGAGTCGGGTCCGTGAGAGTGTTAGATTTAGAAATGGGAAAAGATGAAATTTATGCTTATTCTCAAAGAGTGGGCTCTGTTTTTCAAAATCCTAAAGCTCAATTTTTTACTAATACAGTTAAAACTGAATTGGTTTTTGGCTGTGAAAACCAAGGGATTTCTAGAGAAATAATGGAGATAAGGCTAAGAGAAACCGTAGAATTGTTCCAAATCAAACATTTACTTGAAAAAAAAATGTTTGATTTATCAGGTGGAGAAAAGCAATTGGTGGCATTTGCTTCTGCTTATATGATGCAACCAGATATCTATGTTTTGGATGAGCCGTCTAGCCATTTAGATCACAAGCATCTTCTACACTTAGAAAAATTAATAATAAAGTTAAAAGAGCAAGGGAAAACTATTGTTTTAGCGGAGCACCGTTTTCATTATTTAAAAGAGAGTGCAGATTATTTTGTATATGTAGAAAAGGGAAAAATAGAAACGATTTTTCCTGTACAATCCTTTGCCAAGCTAACAGGAGAAGAATTAGAAAAGAGAGGATTGAGGCAACTTTCGATTGAAAAGAGCCAGAGAAAAGAAGAAGAGCTATTAGATGAAGAAAAGGAGCCTCAACCAGATAGGCTCGTATTAGAGACAGTGACTTTTTCTTATCCCAAACAAAAAAATCCTGTATTTCAGAACAAAAAGCTAGAATTAACCAACGCTTGTATCTATGCAGTAATGGGAGAAAATGGAAGTGGAAAGTCTACTTTATTTCAGTTAATAGCGGGACTTAGAAAACCAAATGCTGGTTGCATAAAATGGAATGGTAGGAAATTAGCTGCTAAAGAATTGATTCAACAAAGTTTTTTAGTGATGCAAGATACACAGTATCAATTATTTTGCGAAACAGTTCAAAAGGAATTGACGTTACGTTCTACAGAAATAGATTTATTTGATGAGATAGTTGATAGCCTGAGCTTGAAACAGTTGTTAACGAGACATCCTCAATCGCTCTCGGGAGGAGAAAAGCAGCGAGTTGCGATTGCTTCGGCTATTTTGTCAGGAAAAAAAGTTTTACTCCTAGATGAACCGACAAGCGGACTTGATTTAGTGAATATGAGGCGAGTTGTTGAAATTCTTTTGCGCCTAAATAAAAAAGGCTTGTTTGTTATAGTGATTAGTCACGACGAAGAGTTTTTATCAAAAATTGCGCATCAAAAAATTTTTTTGCCTTAA
- a CDS encoding vWA domain-containing protein, whose protein sequence is MKNKKMKLALFSVLVLMIQIILPGTLVYATEERSAVDENVPVIKKLDIQNGREETVDSVGIYETIHLGFQLERQSGQANETDIVVPNTLAIIENQDFGIYDQANGGKKVGTYAVKDNTVHVTFTEDSSDAYLKIKVQAGQVLTNSVTRLDFQQGSNQITKEVTFTNDTKQSTAESQEETTQSSITQSTTSTPSTNKAQNQETTSTKQTIERETVKDTGIDSDTQSGLNNRFKTAITATPRAATKSAAISNTYDGENKSVGSMPFVTNGDYQNRTPQPVEYDEGYVSKSVSKEAGQPDNEYTITLKIQGKSIPMSDRTDVVLVLDNSNSMGPKYNEQQTNRVAKANEAIKSFLSLVDQANKQSTDGQLVKVSLVTYGSILFDKYSNYGLTSDTSAISKKLPPNIPDDRNEGSNGGTFTQLALQKAQSIVAQSTASRKQVILLSDGAPTFSYKGTVGTSPENMTTFSTKLGYGAFYTLYYPTNTNYYNQTYWLGNNQITNHGSATISQANLMKAAMSNLTLSSIGVQLGDAPSQGVTKAETSNLLSKISSSSSDYYDAQDVDKLGEILKKIFYSEKTIQNGSVSDPMGKNIQLVGTDKEVSYSDPSIAGGVEVTLKDNKVNITGLDLGDGEWVQVKYKVKLDTSTTDFKSNTWYDTNGRTTLTPTPGAELKDFPIPQVKAYQGSVTLKKVGMTQEPLAGATFVLQQKVNNAWQTVSEQTTSSSGILSWNKLTRGSYQLLETKAPEGYFLSDSDKVKTFELTDTQTDVNYTIQNLKYGTLAITKQDEAGKALQGAEFTLLDGAGNVVKNRQGQALIATTDTKGVITFTHIPYGSYKLKETKLPDGYFAKEAIEQNVTINQDQVQQNFTFTNYRYGALNILKVNEQNEPLSGAEFTVYDESGAVAKDKNGKVLVATTDDSGKISFSGLNYGKYIVKETKAPKGYSLLAKGTEFTIDEKNTTQILTLKNQKKYTLPKSGGMGPTVYFIVGVMMMVVPAVAWKKTKK, encoded by the coding sequence ATGAAAAATAAGAAAATGAAGTTAGCTTTATTTTCAGTGCTTGTGCTAATGATACAAATTATATTACCAGGTACACTTGTATATGCAACTGAGGAACGTAGTGCAGTAGATGAGAATGTACCAGTAATCAAAAAGCTAGATATACAAAATGGACGTGAGGAAACAGTGGACTCAGTAGGTATCTACGAAACTATTCATTTGGGCTTTCAACTAGAACGACAAAGTGGTCAGGCCAATGAAACAGATATTGTAGTGCCTAATACGCTTGCAATCATCGAAAATCAGGATTTTGGAATTTATGATCAAGCAAATGGTGGGAAGAAAGTGGGAACCTATGCGGTGAAAGATAACACCGTACATGTGACGTTCACTGAGGACTCCTCAGATGCTTACCTAAAAATCAAGGTTCAAGCTGGACAGGTTTTAACAAATTCAGTGACGCGATTAGACTTTCAGCAAGGCAGCAATCAGATTACGAAAGAAGTCACGTTTACGAATGATACGAAGCAAAGTACAGCTGAATCACAAGAAGAGACCACTCAATCAAGTATCACACAAAGCACAACGAGTACTCCTAGTACAAATAAAGCACAGAATCAAGAAACCACTTCAACAAAACAAACCATTGAACGAGAAACTGTAAAGGATACAGGGATTGATTCAGATACGCAGTCTGGCTTAAACAATCGATTCAAAACGGCTATTACGGCAACGCCTCGCGCTGCAACTAAATCAGCAGCCATCAGCAATACTTATGATGGTGAGAACAAGTCGGTTGGCTCAATGCCTTTTGTGACAAATGGTGATTATCAAAATCGTACCCCACAACCTGTAGAGTATGATGAAGGGTATGTATCAAAATCTGTCTCCAAAGAAGCGGGGCAACCAGATAATGAATACACGATTACATTGAAGATCCAAGGGAAATCTATTCCGATGTCTGATCGAACAGATGTTGTATTGGTTTTAGACAACTCGAATAGTATGGGACCAAAATATAATGAGCAACAAACCAATCGTGTTGCAAAAGCCAATGAAGCCATCAAGTCGTTTTTAAGCTTAGTAGACCAAGCGAATAAGCAATCTACCGATGGACAGTTAGTAAAAGTATCACTTGTGACATACGGCAGTATATTATTTGATAAATACAGCAATTATGGGCTTACATCTGATACGAGTGCAATTTCTAAAAAATTACCGCCAAATATTCCAGATGACCGTAATGAGGGAAGTAACGGCGGAACATTTACACAATTGGCCTTACAAAAAGCGCAAAGCATCGTAGCACAAAGTACTGCAAGCAGAAAGCAAGTCATTTTGCTGAGTGATGGGGCGCCAACTTTTAGTTATAAAGGAACGGTAGGAACTTCTCCAGAGAACATGACTACTTTTTCAACAAAGTTGGGATATGGAGCTTTCTATACATTGTATTACCCAACTAATACAAATTATTACAATCAAACCTATTGGTTAGGAAATAATCAAATAACCAATCATGGCTCTGCAACTATTTCTCAAGCAAACCTTATGAAGGCTGCGATGTCGAATCTGACACTAAGTAGTATTGGTGTTCAATTAGGTGATGCTCCTAGTCAAGGAGTCACAAAAGCGGAGACTTCCAACTTATTAAGTAAAATTTCAAGTTCATCATCGGACTATTATGATGCTCAGGATGTTGATAAACTAGGAGAAATTTTGAAAAAGATTTTTTATTCGGAAAAAACGATTCAAAATGGTTCGGTTTCAGACCCGATGGGTAAAAATATTCAACTAGTTGGAACGGATAAAGAAGTGAGTTATTCAGACCCATCGATTGCCGGAGGAGTAGAAGTTACACTCAAAGACAATAAAGTCAACATTACAGGACTTGATCTCGGTGATGGGGAATGGGTTCAAGTAAAATACAAAGTGAAACTTGACACTAGTACAACCGATTTTAAAAGTAATACGTGGTACGACACAAATGGGCGCACAACGCTCACGCCGACACCTGGGGCAGAGTTAAAGGATTTTCCAATCCCACAAGTGAAAGCCTATCAAGGAAGTGTCACTCTTAAAAAAGTTGGTATGACGCAAGAACCTCTAGCGGGAGCGACTTTTGTATTGCAACAAAAAGTCAATAATGCGTGGCAAACGGTTAGTGAACAAACAACTTCTAGTAGTGGTATTCTTTCTTGGAATAAGCTAACACGAGGAAGTTATCAACTTCTAGAGACCAAAGCACCAGAGGGCTATTTTTTATCAGATAGTGACAAAGTGAAGACCTTTGAACTAACTGATACACAGACGGATGTAAACTATACCATTCAAAATTTGAAATACGGGACGTTAGCAATCACGAAACAAGATGAAGCTGGAAAAGCATTACAAGGGGCAGAATTTACGCTGCTTGATGGTGCTGGAAACGTTGTGAAAAACAGGCAAGGACAAGCGTTAATCGCAACAACGGATACTAAAGGGGTAATAACATTTACTCATATTCCATACGGCTCATACAAGTTGAAAGAAACGAAGCTTCCAGATGGTTATTTTGCAAAAGAAGCAATTGAGCAAAACGTGACAATCAATCAAGACCAAGTTCAACAAAATTTCACATTTACAAACTACCGGTATGGCGCATTAAACATTCTAAAAGTGAATGAACAAAATGAACCATTGTCCGGAGCAGAATTTACTGTTTATGACGAGTCCGGAGCTGTTGCTAAAGACAAAAATGGCAAAGTTTTAGTAGCAACAACAGATGATTCAGGAAAAATCAGCTTTTCAGGTTTAAATTATGGGAAATATATAGTGAAAGAAACCAAGGCACCTAAAGGCTATTCACTACTGGCTAAAGGAACAGAATTTACGATTGATGAAAAAAATACCACTCAAATATTGACCTTAAAAAATCAGAAAAAGTACACGTTACCCAAATCTGGGGGGATGGGTCCAACCGTATATTTCATTGTCGGTGTGATGATGATGGTTGTGCCTGCTGTAGCATGGAAAAAAACGAAAAAGTGA